A single genomic interval of candidate division KSB1 bacterium harbors:
- a CDS encoding ABC transporter ATP-binding protein, which yields MSLVQLENIVKIYQGKNKVPVQALSEVRFGVEAGEFTAIAGPSGSGKTTLLNIIGGLDKPTSGSVTVAGENLTNLDRNKLAEFRLNTLGFIFQAYNLIPVLTAEENAEFMLLLQGVSKAERHQRVKAEFAELGIEEDLLHRRPNELSGGQQQRVAVARALVSHPKLILADEPTANLDSKTGSLLLDKMKEMNKKKGVTFLFSTHDPMVMKRARRLVILRDGQIVEDRSN from the coding sequence ATGAGTCTGGTACAGCTTGAAAACATCGTTAAAATCTATCAGGGTAAAAACAAAGTGCCGGTGCAGGCCTTGAGTGAAGTCCGCTTTGGTGTTGAAGCAGGTGAGTTCACTGCGATCGCCGGTCCATCCGGCTCGGGAAAAACCACCTTGCTGAATATTATCGGCGGCTTGGATAAACCGACATCCGGATCGGTTACGGTGGCAGGAGAAAACCTTACCAACCTGGATCGAAATAAACTCGCTGAATTTAGATTAAACACTTTAGGGTTTATATTTCAAGCATATAATTTGATTCCGGTTCTCACCGCCGAGGAGAACGCTGAATTTATGCTATTGCTGCAGGGCGTCTCGAAAGCAGAACGGCACCAACGAGTCAAAGCTGAATTTGCGGAATTGGGTATCGAAGAAGATCTGCTGCACCGGCGTCCAAACGAATTGAGCGGCGGCCAGCAGCAAAGGGTGGCCGTGGCGCGTGCCCTGGTTTCGCACCCGAAGCTCATTCTCGCCGACGAGCCCACCGCTAATCTCGATTCGAAAACCGGCAGCCTGCTTTTAGATAAAATGAAGGAGATGAATAAGAAGAAGGGCGTCACATTTCTTTTCTCAACCCACGATCCCATGGTCATGAAACGGGCGCGGCGTTTGGTAATTTTGCGGGATGGTCAAATTGTTGAAGACAGATCTAATTGA